From Salinirubellus salinus, the proteins below share one genomic window:
- a CDS encoding cytochrome bc complex cytochrome b subunit, whose amino-acid sequence MTDDTETDDTDGQTDDGEPRADGAGIVAPDGETPTWRERKERAQGLPRLTYEYFERARREDQDLRMESDYVERDVLAFPAWPHEMVRNLALTSFFVGILVFLAAALPPHIGAPANPNQTPAIILPDWYLYWSFGLLKLGPLNPELTLLGGSKLLADRTYGVIANLAVVGAIAIVPFLNKGSARRPVEQPFWAAVGVFGVTFAFTIAAYSAKNLVPITPQLLFDLTFLLPFVAGFISYAVFKSMREGYMFELNRRYYRLRPPK is encoded by the coding sequence ATGACCGACGACACCGAGACGGACGACACCGACGGACAGACCGACGACGGCGAACCGCGGGCCGACGGCGCGGGTATCGTCGCGCCGGACGGCGAGACGCCCACGTGGCGCGAGCGCAAGGAGCGCGCACAGGGGCTCCCCCGGCTGACCTACGAGTACTTCGAGCGGGCGCGACGCGAGGACCAGGACCTGCGGATGGAGTCCGACTACGTGGAACGCGACGTGCTCGCGTTCCCGGCGTGGCCCCACGAGATGGTCCGCAACCTCGCGTTGACGAGCTTCTTCGTCGGCATCCTCGTCTTCCTCGCGGCGGCGCTCCCACCTCACATCGGCGCACCGGCCAACCCGAACCAGACGCCCGCGATCATCCTCCCCGACTGGTACCTCTACTGGTCGTTCGGGCTACTGAAGCTCGGCCCGCTCAACCCCGAGCTCACCCTGCTGGGCGGCTCGAAGTTGCTGGCGGACCGGACGTACGGCGTCATCGCCAACCTCGCCGTCGTCGGGGCCATCGCCATCGTCCCGTTCCTCAACAAGGGGAGCGCACGGCGACCCGTCGAGCAGCCGTTCTGGGCGGCCGTCGGCGTCTTCGGCGTCACCTTCGCGTTCACCATCGCCGCGTACTCCGCGAAGAATCTCGTGCCCATCACCCCACAGCTGCTGTTCGACCTGACGTTCCTGCTGCCGTTCGTGGCCGGGTTCATCAGCTACGCGGTGTTCAAGTCGATGCGCGAGGGCTACATGTTCGAACTGAACCGCCGCTACTACCGGCTGCGCCCGCCGAAATGA
- a CDS encoding acyl-CoA synthetase, with translation MATTERLDRYQFHEHDWESFEELREWFEWEVPDQFNIAAYVCDRWAAEKPDETALFVEDAAGATDTYTFAEFEAAASRLANYLADNGVGRGDRVGVNLPQKPETAIAHVAVWKLGAVSLPLSTLFGPDALGYRLSDADATACIVDGSNAAALHEARQDYDIGLASVLVVDGEPVGDGRVYEDAVADRDAGREAVETSAEDDALLIYTSGTTGDPKGVLHAHRVLLGHLPGIQIVGDFEFGEGTRFWTPAEWAWIASLFNIVWPALFYGRPVLAYHGGEFDPATAFELLDRYDVTMLFAPPTALRFMMQVPSEGYDVDSLRVIGSGGESLGESVAQWAEATFDGALVHEGYGQTEANVTVLENARLAEQRPGTMGLAVPGHEVAIVDPETAEPTVEPGEVGEIAVRYEGDPVCFEEYWNKPAKTDAKVRNGWLLTEDLGTVDADGYFAFESRKDDVIISSGYRIGPEEIEESLASHEAVADAAVIGVPHDERGEVPKAYVLLADGHGPSDDLRETLMSHVKDRLAKYEYPREVEFVDELPRTTTGKVRRRNLREREGLVD, from the coding sequence ATGGCCACGACCGAGCGGCTGGACCGCTACCAGTTCCACGAACACGACTGGGAGAGCTTCGAGGAGTTGCGCGAGTGGTTCGAGTGGGAGGTCCCGGACCAGTTCAACATCGCCGCCTACGTCTGCGACCGGTGGGCGGCGGAGAAACCGGACGAGACGGCGCTGTTCGTCGAGGACGCAGCCGGCGCGACGGACACGTACACGTTCGCGGAGTTCGAGGCCGCCGCGAGTCGACTGGCGAACTACCTCGCGGACAACGGCGTCGGGCGCGGCGACCGCGTCGGGGTGAACCTGCCACAGAAGCCCGAGACGGCCATCGCCCACGTGGCCGTCTGGAAGCTCGGGGCCGTCTCGTTGCCGCTGTCGACCCTGTTCGGCCCGGACGCGCTCGGCTACCGGCTGTCCGACGCGGACGCGACCGCCTGCATCGTCGACGGCAGCAACGCCGCGGCGCTCCACGAGGCGCGACAGGACTACGACATCGGGCTGGCGTCGGTGCTCGTCGTCGACGGGGAGCCCGTGGGCGACGGGCGCGTGTACGAGGACGCCGTCGCCGACCGGGACGCGGGTCGGGAGGCCGTCGAGACCAGTGCCGAGGACGACGCGTTGCTCATCTACACCTCCGGGACGACGGGTGACCCGAAGGGCGTCCTGCACGCCCACCGGGTGTTGCTCGGCCACCTGCCGGGCATCCAGATCGTGGGCGACTTCGAGTTCGGCGAGGGGACCCGGTTCTGGACGCCCGCGGAGTGGGCGTGGATCGCGTCGCTGTTCAACATCGTCTGGCCAGCGCTGTTCTACGGCCGGCCCGTCCTCGCGTATCACGGCGGCGAGTTCGACCCTGCGACGGCCTTCGAGCTACTCGACCGCTACGACGTCACGATGCTGTTCGCCCCGCCCACCGCGTTGCGGTTCATGATGCAGGTGCCGAGCGAGGGGTACGACGTGGACTCGTTGCGGGTCATCGGCAGTGGCGGCGAGTCGCTGGGTGAGTCGGTCGCACAGTGGGCCGAAGCGACGTTCGACGGCGCGCTGGTCCACGAGGGCTACGGCCAGACGGAGGCCAACGTGACCGTCCTCGAGAACGCCAGACTCGCCGAGCAGCGCCCCGGGACCATGGGGCTGGCCGTGCCCGGCCACGAGGTCGCCATCGTCGACCCGGAGACGGCCGAGCCGACCGTCGAACCGGGCGAGGTCGGCGAGATCGCCGTCCGGTACGAGGGCGACCCGGTCTGCTTCGAGGAGTACTGGAACAAACCGGCGAAGACCGACGCGAAGGTCCGGAACGGCTGGCTCCTGACGGAGGACCTCGGGACGGTCGACGCGGACGGCTACTTCGCCTTCGAGTCCCGGAAGGACGACGTCATCATCTCCTCTGGCTACCGCATCGGCCCCGAGGAGATCGAGGAGTCCCTCGCCAGCCACGAGGCCGTCGCCGACGCCGCCGTCATCGGCGTCCCCCACGACGAGCGCGGCGAGGTGCCCAAGGCGTACGTCCTGCTCGCGGACGGCCACGGGCCGAGCGACGACCTCCGCGAGACGTTGATGTCACACGTCAAGGACCGCCTCGCGAAGTACGAGTACCCTCGCGAGGTCGAGTTCGTCGACGAACTCCCGCGGACCACGACCGGCAAGGTGCGCCGCCGGAACCTCCGCGAACGGGAGGGACTGGTCGACTGA
- a CDS encoding nuclear transport factor 2 family protein, giving the protein MGTKESLLELERQLWNADEEFYRDTLSEDAVMVFPEPTGILERSAVLEALGGADRWRCIEFDDERLVEVDDTVVQLVYRAVAERSGDGSEYTAFITTTYVQADGSWRLSSHQQTPIDE; this is encoded by the coding sequence ATGGGCACCAAGGAGTCGTTACTCGAACTGGAGCGCCAGTTGTGGAACGCCGACGAGGAGTTCTATCGGGACACGCTCTCGGAGGATGCCGTGATGGTGTTCCCAGAGCCCACCGGCATACTGGAACGGTCCGCCGTGCTGGAGGCACTGGGTGGAGCGGACAGGTGGCGATGTATCGAGTTCGACGACGAGCGGCTGGTCGAAGTCGACGATACCGTCGTTCAACTGGTCTATCGAGCGGTTGCAGAACGCAGTGGGGACGGGTCCGAATACACGGCGTTCATCACCACGACATATGTCCAGGCAGACGGGTCGTGGCGACTCAGCTCTCATCAACAGACGCCCATCGACGAGTGA
- a CDS encoding ABC transporter permease codes for MSRESRSLGVARRDLAEARRSRLFWGAFGLIFLLVVPSFWSMVGSLHTVENAAPAAVRAVGRIPGYLSTYLFVLVAALAYAAVASERESGSVRLLLSLSATRWDVLVGKLLARGVLLTVVVGALLALLGSLVAFGRGTLPVVGFAVVAGWVVVYALCWTAFAAGLSAAFDSQYRALAAVAGTYVVLAWNAPVWKAVLEPGLRAVLPAALHGYVPALNPTLSLGVVGQWLLAATTPATSEAGVGPVIVSLGGIVFVAVVGPVVGYRLFRGADLG; via the coding sequence ATGAGCCGAGAGAGTCGGTCTCTCGGGGTCGCCCGGCGTGACCTCGCCGAGGCCCGACGGAGTCGACTGTTCTGGGGCGCGTTCGGCCTGATATTCCTGCTGGTCGTGCCGTCGTTCTGGTCGATGGTCGGGAGCCTCCACACCGTCGAGAACGCGGCCCCGGCAGCCGTCCGCGCGGTCGGACGCATCCCCGGCTACCTCTCGACGTACCTGTTCGTTCTCGTGGCGGCACTGGCGTACGCCGCGGTGGCGAGCGAGCGCGAGTCCGGCAGCGTCCGCCTGCTGCTGAGCCTCTCGGCCACGAGGTGGGACGTGCTGGTCGGGAAGCTCCTCGCCCGCGGCGTCCTGTTGACAGTGGTGGTCGGCGCTCTGCTGGCGCTCCTCGGTAGCCTCGTCGCGTTCGGCCGTGGAACGCTGCCCGTCGTCGGATTCGCCGTGGTCGCCGGCTGGGTCGTCGTCTACGCGCTCTGCTGGACGGCGTTCGCAGCCGGGCTGTCGGCCGCGTTCGACTCGCAGTACCGCGCGCTGGCCGCCGTCGCCGGCACCTACGTCGTGTTGGCCTGGAACGCCCCGGTCTGGAAGGCGGTGCTGGAGCCTGGACTGCGGGCGGTACTTCCGGCGGCTCTCCACGGATACGTGCCCGCGCTCAACCCCACACTGTCACTCGGCGTCGTCGGCCAGTGGCTGCTGGCCGCTACGACGCCGGCGACGAGCGAGGCCGGAGTCGGGCCCGTGATCGTCTCTCTCGGGGGTATCGTGTTCGTGGCCGTGGTCGGCCCGGTCGTCGGGTACCGACTGTTCCGGGGTGCCGACCTCGGCTAA
- a CDS encoding sensor domain-containing protein, which translates to MSTNRTQSTARSTAALRRVVGAPFRGQTYRNLLYLALAFPLGLGYFVGLVTGAALGVGLLITLVGLPVLLVTLSATTFAASLEAWLATRLGGVEASVPAILRESTLEGGLVLPGDGFLDAVRHLLTASSTWTSVVLVLSKFAFGIVSFVALVTSVAVTATMVAAPLVYDSATVNLGLTGEAGIDAYSVGPWVVDTLPEALVVAAGGLVLVVLALNLLNLLAQMQARYTAALLRVDAEVTE; encoded by the coding sequence ATGTCGACGAACAGGACACAGTCGACGGCCCGATCGACCGCTGCCCTCCGGCGCGTCGTCGGCGCTCCGTTCCGAGGACAGACGTACCGCAACCTGCTGTACCTCGCACTGGCGTTCCCGCTCGGTCTCGGCTACTTCGTCGGGCTGGTGACCGGCGCCGCACTCGGTGTCGGCCTCCTGATCACGCTGGTCGGCCTCCCCGTTCTGCTTGTGACGCTGAGCGCGACGACGTTCGCGGCCAGCCTCGAGGCGTGGCTCGCGACCAGGCTGGGTGGCGTCGAGGCGTCGGTGCCGGCCATCCTCCGTGAGAGCACGCTCGAGGGAGGACTCGTCCTGCCGGGTGACGGATTCCTCGATGCCGTCCGCCACCTCCTGACCGCCTCCTCGACGTGGACGAGCGTGGTGCTCGTCCTGTCGAAGTTCGCGTTCGGCATCGTCTCGTTCGTCGCGCTGGTGACCAGCGTGGCGGTCACGGCGACGATGGTGGCGGCCCCGCTGGTCTACGACAGCGCGACGGTGAACCTCGGGCTGACGGGTGAGGCGGGCATCGACGCCTACAGCGTCGGACCGTGGGTGGTCGACACGCTCCCCGAGGCGCTTGTCGTCGCGGCCGGTGGCCTCGTCCTCGTCGTGCTGGCGCTGAACCTCCTGAACCTGCTGGCACAGATGCAGGCGCGATACACCGCCGCCCTGCTGCGTGTCGACGCCGAGGTGACCGAGTGA
- a CDS encoding substrate-binding domain-containing protein yields the protein MRRRRYVQLLGGGSSLSAAGCTEQLGATTEREPSRASLTLATATTAYDSGLLDELVPGFEATFETTVKSLVRGTGASLRTARDGDCDVVLVHARSLEDEFLRAGHGVNRRRLMVNDFVLVGPGDDPAGVAGRSPVEAFRAIVDEEVPFLSRGDNSGTHIRERQVWEAAGVTPSGAWYRETGQGMGDTLTTAEQTGAYTLSDRGTFLAVSRDGPLAVHVAGGLDDPPSLLRNEYAVIPVNPARYDSAYALAMAFVGYLTGPGQSAIEAFRVSGERAFHPAGVSPRPNFEQYVPGDWPTEES from the coding sequence GTGCGTCGCCGGAGATACGTCCAGCTGCTCGGGGGCGGCAGCTCGCTGTCAGCCGCCGGCTGTACCGAACAGCTAGGTGCCACGACGGAGCGCGAGCCATCACGGGCGAGCCTCACGCTCGCCACCGCGACCACGGCCTACGACAGCGGCCTGCTCGACGAACTGGTTCCAGGCTTCGAAGCCACGTTCGAGACGACCGTGAAGTCGCTCGTCCGAGGCACGGGCGCCTCGTTACGCACCGCGCGGGACGGCGATTGCGACGTCGTTCTCGTCCACGCCCGGTCGCTCGAGGACGAATTCCTCCGGGCCGGCCACGGTGTCAACCGCCGCCGGCTCATGGTCAACGACTTCGTGCTGGTCGGCCCCGGCGACGACCCGGCAGGGGTGGCCGGTCGCTCGCCCGTCGAAGCCTTTCGGGCGATTGTCGACGAGGAAGTCCCCTTCCTGTCGCGGGGTGACAACTCGGGAACGCACATCCGCGAACGACAGGTGTGGGAGGCAGCAGGTGTCACGCCGTCGGGGGCGTGGTACCGCGAGACCGGCCAGGGGATGGGCGATACCCTGACCACCGCCGAACAGACCGGCGCGTACACACTCTCCGACCGAGGGACGTTCCTCGCCGTGAGTCGTGACGGGCCGCTGGCCGTCCACGTCGCCGGGGGACTCGACGACCCACCGTCCTTGCTCCGCAACGAGTACGCGGTCATCCCCGTGAACCCTGCCCGCTACGACAGCGCCTACGCGCTCGCCATGGCGTTCGTCGGATACCTCACCGGCCCGGGACAGTCGGCTATCGAGGCGTTCCGGGTGAGCGGCGAGCGAGCCTTCCACCCCGCCGGGGTGTCTCCCCGACCGAACTTCGAGCAGTACGTCCCGGGCGACTGGCCGACCGAGGAATCCTGA
- a CDS encoding phosphotransferase family protein has protein sequence MTDVGELVDEAALATFCREALGGAPDAALGVERHGEGFSNETLLVEWDDRALVLRRPPAGDHAEGAHDVLREARVVDAVSGEVPVPEIAATCDDTDVIGSPFVLMERLDGDVLRAEEPDRFATAAHRRAVGERLVETLADVHAVDYEAIGLEAGTFGYPDGYLERQVENFTEQLEWLLPTTEQDREVPHLREVGDWLAENLPEESDHTLVHGDYKLDNLMFESGTPPTVAGVLDWELSTLGDPLADLGWMLVFWREPHDPDPGLPGRFLPRFMEHEDYPTRTELVARYEDRTGRAFTDERFYRGLAAYKIATTAEAMYYRYREGDADDPLYPALEEGVPELARRAKRIVDGEEPL, from the coding sequence GTGACCGACGTGGGCGAACTGGTCGACGAGGCTGCACTGGCGACGTTCTGTCGGGAGGCACTCGGCGGCGCACCGGACGCGGCCCTCGGGGTCGAGCGCCACGGGGAAGGGTTCTCCAACGAGACGCTGCTCGTCGAGTGGGACGACCGGGCCCTCGTCCTGCGGCGCCCGCCCGCCGGCGACCACGCGGAGGGTGCTCACGACGTCCTCCGCGAGGCGCGGGTCGTGGACGCTGTCTCCGGGGAGGTGCCGGTGCCCGAGATCGCGGCGACCTGCGACGATACCGACGTGATCGGCAGCCCGTTCGTGTTGATGGAGCGCCTCGATGGGGACGTCCTCCGTGCCGAGGAGCCCGACCGGTTCGCCACGGCCGCCCACCGGCGAGCGGTCGGCGAGCGGCTCGTCGAGACGCTCGCGGACGTCCACGCGGTCGACTACGAGGCCATCGGGCTGGAAGCGGGAACGTTCGGCTATCCGGACGGGTACCTCGAACGGCAGGTCGAGAACTTCACCGAGCAACTGGAGTGGCTCCTCCCGACGACAGAACAGGACCGCGAGGTGCCACACCTCCGCGAGGTCGGCGACTGGCTGGCCGAGAACCTCCCCGAGGAGTCCGACCACACGCTCGTCCACGGTGACTACAAACTCGACAACCTCATGTTCGAGTCGGGGACGCCGCCGACGGTCGCAGGGGTGCTGGACTGGGAGTTGAGTACCCTGGGCGACCCGCTCGCGGACCTCGGCTGGATGCTGGTCTTCTGGCGCGAGCCGCACGACCCCGATCCGGGACTCCCCGGGCGCTTCCTCCCCCGGTTCATGGAACACGAGGACTACCCGACCCGGACGGAACTGGTCGCCCGGTACGAGGACCGCACCGGGCGGGCGTTCACCGACGAGCGGTTCTATCGGGGGCTCGCCGCCTACAAGATCGCCACCACGGCCGAGGCGATGTACTACCGCTACCGGGAGGGCGACGCCGACGACCCGCTCTATCCGGCACTGGAAGAGGGTGTCCCGGAACTGGCCCGTCGGGCGAAACGGATCGTCGACGGCGAGGAACCGCTCTGA
- a CDS encoding helix-turn-helix domain-containing protein → MRYLTLRMVPRDGDGFHPLGRRLAEEPSLQREAVHHFEHLDDGTVLLLAEGSGDRDRYEEIMSSEPTVRDYMVSGEDRWMAVSQFESNGTLREILEWQRREDIVVETPLRFQQDGSQQMTVIGDDASFRALYEEATSLDSFDIEVVETGEYTPDADQLARTLTTRQQEILSAAVELGYYREPREATHEDVATALDLSSSAVGTHLRRIEERVFGALAG, encoded by the coding sequence ATGCGGTACCTGACGCTCCGCATGGTCCCCCGAGATGGCGACGGATTCCACCCCCTCGGACGGCGGTTGGCCGAGGAACCGTCCCTGCAGCGCGAGGCGGTCCACCACTTCGAACACCTCGACGACGGGACCGTCCTGTTGCTCGCGGAGGGGAGCGGCGACCGCGACCGCTACGAGGAGATCATGTCCTCCGAGCCCACCGTCCGCGACTACATGGTCTCGGGCGAGGACCGCTGGATGGCGGTCAGTCAGTTCGAGTCGAACGGGACCCTCCGGGAGATCCTCGAGTGGCAGCGGCGCGAGGACATCGTCGTCGAGACGCCGTTGCGGTTCCAGCAGGACGGGAGCCAGCAGATGACGGTCATCGGCGACGACGCGTCGTTCCGGGCGCTGTACGAGGAGGCGACATCGCTGGATTCGTTCGACATCGAGGTCGTCGAGACCGGCGAGTACACCCCGGATGCCGACCAACTGGCACGGACGCTCACCACCCGTCAACAGGAGATCCTGTCCGCGGCGGTCGAACTCGGCTACTACCGGGAGCCACGCGAGGCGACACACGAGGACGTCGCCACGGCACTCGACCTGTCGTCGTCCGCCGTCGGCACGCACCTGCGCCGAATCGAGGAACGCGTGTTCGGCGCGTTGGCCGGGTGA
- a CDS encoding CPBP family intramembrane glutamic endopeptidase — translation MLVGFLFQGLVTALLFAFGSARLVDTLSPGIGDGPVTVAVALGATVSALLAVALWEGLLFRGALVQNTLEDLAARGVERRTAVGVALVGSALVFGLPHATATGEGASVGFAVFQAVVAGLYFGLAYLLTDSLAFPIGLHLSTNLRVASVFGQPDSAFPALLRLERDLQTTPEGVVIVLGPGLVLVGLVVGWVRLTRDELAVADSLSRPPGRTPDETAAD, via the coding sequence GTGCTCGTCGGGTTCCTGTTCCAAGGACTCGTCACGGCGCTCCTGTTCGCGTTCGGGTCGGCGCGGCTGGTGGACACGCTCTCGCCGGGCATCGGCGACGGACCGGTGACCGTGGCGGTGGCCCTCGGGGCGACGGTGTCCGCGTTGCTCGCCGTGGCGCTCTGGGAGGGGTTGCTGTTCCGGGGAGCCCTCGTGCAGAACACACTGGAGGACCTGGCCGCCCGCGGGGTCGAGCGACGTACCGCCGTCGGCGTCGCGCTCGTCGGCAGCGCACTCGTGTTCGGTCTCCCGCACGCGACCGCTACTGGCGAGGGGGCGTCGGTCGGCTTCGCCGTCTTCCAGGCGGTAGTCGCGGGCCTGTACTTCGGTCTCGCGTACCTGCTGACGGACAGCCTCGCGTTCCCCATCGGGCTCCACCTCTCGACGAACCTCCGGGTCGCGTCCGTGTTCGGCCAGCCGGACAGCGCCTTCCCGGCGCTCCTGCGTCTTGAGCGCGACCTCCAGACCACCCCGGAGGGCGTCGTGATCGTGCTCGGCCCGGGGCTCGTGCTCGTCGGACTCGTGGTCGGCTGGGTGCGACTCACCCGCGACGAACTCGCGGTCGCCGACTCGCTCTCACGGCCACCGGGCCGGACCCCGGACGAGACGGCCGCCGACTGA
- a CDS encoding ABC transporter ATP-binding protein has translation MTRTDSSPDDRSGDRTGAAARLEVDSLTKRYGEVTAVDGLSLRVEAGEVFGFLGPNGAGKSTTIDVLLDFVRPTSGSVRVCGHDPQTAPRAVRRRVGVLPEATGYYERASAREHLRFAADMKGADHTPEQTLERVGLTDAADRPVGGFSKGMRQRIGLAMALVGQPDLLVLDEPLAGLDPAGARRVRTLVREERDRGAAVLLSSHITEQVETLCDRVGILSGGDLAVVDTVVGLRERLDADRSVVLTLAERPASLAIESLDGVSGVSEREAGVRVTCRDPTAAGPVVAQLDAAGATLLDMNSRGGSLEHLFLTLTDDEREATGRPATAREAGR, from the coding sequence GTGACGCGAACCGACTCGTCGCCCGACGACCGCTCGGGCGACAGGACGGGAGCGGCGGCTCGTCTCGAGGTGGACTCTCTCACCAAACGATACGGCGAGGTGACCGCCGTCGATGGACTGAGCCTCCGGGTCGAGGCCGGCGAGGTGTTCGGCTTCCTCGGTCCGAACGGGGCCGGCAAGTCGACGACCATCGACGTCCTGCTCGACTTCGTCCGACCGACCAGCGGGTCCGTGCGCGTCTGCGGCCACGACCCACAGACCGCTCCTCGTGCGGTGCGCCGTCGGGTCGGTGTGCTCCCGGAGGCGACCGGTTACTACGAGCGGGCCAGCGCCCGTGAGCACCTCCGGTTCGCTGCCGACATGAAAGGCGCCGACCACACCCCAGAGCAGACGCTCGAACGGGTCGGACTCACCGACGCGGCCGACCGACCGGTCGGTGGGTTCTCGAAGGGGATGCGCCAGCGCATCGGGCTCGCGATGGCGCTGGTCGGCCAGCCGGACCTGCTCGTGCTCGACGAACCACTCGCGGGACTCGACCCTGCGGGTGCTCGCCGCGTCCGGACGCTGGTTCGCGAGGAGCGCGACCGGGGTGCGGCTGTGCTGCTCTCCAGTCACATCACCGAGCAGGTCGAGACGCTCTGTGACCGCGTCGGTATTCTCTCTGGTGGCGACCTCGCAGTGGTCGACACCGTCGTCGGCCTCCGCGAGCGACTGGACGCCGACCGCTCGGTCGTCCTGACGCTCGCCGAGCGCCCAGCCAGCCTCGCGATCGAGTCGCTCGACGGCGTCTCCGGCGTAAGCGAGCGCGAGGCCGGTGTCCGGGTGACCTGCCGCGACCCGACCGCCGCCGGGCCTGTCGTCGCACAGCTGGACGCGGCGGGTGCGACCCTTCTGGACATGAACAGCCGTGGGGGGTCGCTGGAGCATCTCTTCCTGACGCTGACCGACGACGAACGAGAGGCCACGGGGAGACCGGCGACGGCCCGGGAGGCCGGCCGATGA
- a CDS encoding type II toxin-antitoxin system VapC family toxin produces the protein MSVFVDTGVFFAHHDTDADRHDQAVNALDRLFDGEFGQPYTNDYVFDETVTLTRARTGSFDAADTVASRILGEDPFPRVFEMVHVEPDDVRASLETFRRYEDHDLSFTDASIVTLCESRGIDAVLSFDTDFDGLVDRIEPGR, from the coding sequence ATGAGTGTCTTCGTCGATACAGGCGTGTTCTTCGCGCACCACGATACGGATGCCGACCGGCACGACCAGGCCGTCAACGCCCTCGATAGACTGTTCGATGGGGAGTTCGGACAACCGTACACGAATGACTACGTTTTCGACGAGACTGTGACGCTCACGCGTGCTCGAACGGGCTCGTTCGATGCTGCGGACACTGTCGCCAGTCGCATCCTCGGCGAAGACCCGTTTCCTCGTGTCTTCGAGATGGTCCACGTCGAACCAGACGATGTTCGGGCGTCGCTGGAGACGTTTCGTCGCTACGAGGACCACGACCTCAGTTTCACTGACGCGTCGATCGTTACCTTGTGTGAGTCACGTGGTATTGACGCCGTGTTGAGTTTCGACACAGATTTTGACGGACTCGTTGACCGTATCGAACCAGGACGCTAA